From the genome of Miscanthus floridulus cultivar M001 chromosome 10, ASM1932011v1, whole genome shotgun sequence, one region includes:
- the LOC136487884 gene encoding S-locus-specific glycoprotein S13-like: protein MRYTVSCFLSWNRNASMWTTLESWPSRSCSPYGSCGAYGYCDNTLPVAMCKCLDGFEPASQAEWSDSIFSVGCRRSPALAPCGDEGDAFLAMPNMKVPDKFVLLGNMSSGDECAAECSARKLTTDVSVNIL from the coding sequence ATGCGGTACACTGTGTCGTGCTTCCTGAGCTGGAACCGCAATGCGTCTATGTGGACCACGCTCGAGTCCTGGCCGTCGCGCTCTTGCAGCCCCTACGGCAGCTGCGGCGCCTACGGCTACTGCGACAACACGCTGCCCGTGGCGATGTGCAAATGCCTCGACGGCTTTGAGCCGGCGAGCCAAGCGGAGTGGAGCGACAGCATCTTCTCGGTGGGCTGTCGCCGGAGTCCGGCGCTGGCACCGTGCGGTGATGAGGGGGATGCGTTCTTGGCGATGCCCAACATGAAGGTGCCGGACAAGTTTGTGCTCCTAGGGAACATGAGCTCCGGCGACGAGTGCGCGGCGGAGTGCTCGGCTC